A window of the Streptomyces albireticuli genome harbors these coding sequences:
- a CDS encoding Immediate-early protein 2, which yields MSPILVRHRTGLPAGEAWRRLTDWERHADHVPFTRTVVTTPSAHGAGARFVARTAVGPVAVDDIMEVVAWRPPSDTGPGRCRLEKRGPAVMGWAELEVGARGTGAYVVWREELRLKGQPRLLAPVVDRCGTLLFTRVVRRLLEG from the coding sequence ATGTCACCCATCCTGGTCCGGCACCGTACGGGCCTGCCGGCCGGCGAGGCCTGGCGCCGCCTGACGGACTGGGAGCGCCACGCCGACCACGTGCCGTTCACCCGCACCGTCGTGACCACCCCGTCCGCGCACGGTGCCGGCGCGCGGTTCGTGGCCCGGACCGCCGTGGGCCCGGTGGCCGTCGACGACATCATGGAAGTCGTCGCCTGGCGCCCGCCCTCCGATACCGGACCGGGACGGTGCCGGCTGGAGAAGCGGGGCCCGGCCGTCATGGGCTGGGCCGAGCTGGAGGTGGGGGCGCGGGGGACCGGCGCGTACGTCGTCTGGCGGGAGGAACTGCGCCTCAAGGGCCAGCCCCGCCTGCTCGCGCCGGTGGTGGACCGGTGCGGCACGCTGCTGTTCACCCGCGTGGTGAGACGGCTGCTGGAGGGGTGA
- a CDS encoding DUF3817 domain-containing protein: MTVNLRPLRVAAHVELASLVVMLANLATAHLAPVSSLMGPTHGCAYLFVVVATWRVREAPATARAAAVLPGIGGLLAARRLGTPRAAAPL; the protein is encoded by the coding sequence GTGACCGTGAACCTCCGCCCCCTGCGCGTCGCCGCGCACGTCGAGCTCGCCTCACTGGTCGTCATGCTCGCCAACCTCGCCACCGCCCATCTCGCGCCCGTCTCCTCCCTGATGGGCCCGACGCACGGCTGCGCCTATCTGTTCGTCGTGGTCGCGACCTGGCGGGTGCGGGAGGCCCCTGCCACGGCCAGGGCCGCGGCCGTCCTCCCGGGCATCGGCGGTCTCCTCGCCGCGCGCCGGCTGGGCACGCCCCGCGCCGCCGCACCGCTCTGA
- a CDS encoding DJ-1/PfpI family protein, protein MHAQIVLFDGFDPLDVIAPYEVLYAGGIASGGAVSVELVSAEGPREVVSGTGGLTLRATAALDPGRAGLVLLPGAAGRMGELDSPGEAPGEDAESGAGQREDTIPALLGRALDTGLPALMKTALENPAVTVGTVCGGSLVLAMAGLLEGRHATSHHRGLEMLGSTGAHAVRARVVDDGDLVSGAGVTSGLDLGLYLLEREVGPRIAHAVEELFAHERRGTVWHARGPVPAGF, encoded by the coding sequence ATGCACGCCCAGATCGTCCTGTTCGACGGCTTCGACCCGCTCGACGTCATCGCGCCCTACGAGGTGCTGTACGCGGGCGGCATCGCCTCCGGCGGAGCGGTGAGCGTCGAGCTGGTCTCCGCCGAGGGGCCGCGCGAGGTCGTCAGCGGCACCGGCGGTCTGACGCTGCGCGCCACCGCCGCCCTCGACCCCGGACGCGCGGGCCTGGTCCTCCTGCCCGGCGCCGCGGGCCGCATGGGGGAGCTGGACTCCCCCGGTGAGGCCCCCGGCGAGGACGCGGAGTCCGGGGCGGGGCAGCGGGAGGACACCATTCCCGCGCTCCTGGGCCGTGCCCTGGACACCGGGCTGCCCGCGCTGATGAAGACCGCGCTGGAGAATCCGGCCGTGACCGTCGGCACGGTGTGCGGCGGCTCGCTCGTCCTGGCCATGGCCGGTCTGCTGGAGGGCCGGCACGCCACCAGCCACCACCGGGGCCTGGAGATGCTCGGGAGCACCGGCGCCCACGCGGTCCGCGCCCGCGTCGTCGACGACGGCGACCTCGTCAGCGGCGCCGGCGTGACGTCCGGTCTCGACCTGGGCCTGTACCTGCTGGAGCGCGAGGTGGGCCCCCGGATCGCCCACGCCGTCGAGGAGCTGTTCGCGCACGAGCGGCGCGGCACCGTCTGGCACGCCCGGGGCCCGGTGCCCGCGGGCTTCTGA